Sequence from the Bos indicus x Bos taurus breed Angus x Brahman F1 hybrid chromosome 16, Bos_hybrid_MaternalHap_v2.0, whole genome shotgun sequence genome:
TCTACATTTGCAAAATAATTTcagtgcggggggtggggggagctggtcTGAGTAAAGGGCGAAACTCTACTTTTCCAGGCCTGCCAGGGTTTCATGGGGGAAAGTCCAACCCATTTCTGCTAGTTCTGAGGGAAATTTCCCGCAGTTAACCACCCACCTTTTGTGGCTATCccgtttaaaaacaaaaagcggTAATGCAAACCCGAATTTCACCGCGGGGTTGCGCTTAAGGCGAGGGGTCCCCTTCCTCGCCGGGTCGTGGGGACACAGGCGGAAAACTTAAGGCCGGCATTGGAAAGATTTTCAGTACAAAGATCTCCGAGGTATGGTTATGTCAGGGAATGGGGGCCTGTGTAGAGGTGATGGGATAACGGACCTTCCCGGGAACAGATATGGTGCTCCCTTAGTAGGAGAAGGACCAATAACCCCAGCAAGATCTGCCAAATATACCTCGATGGAAACAACATCCACCACATTATGAGCAGGAGTATTAAACGCTCTcccttctcttttactttcaacgTCGCTTGTAGGGATATAGAGAGAAATGTAATAGTGTTTGTTGAAAACCAGTATGTGCTTGTTCAGATCTCCCTTTCATCCTCCAACAgcaatttctgtttcatttcgGGCGAGTCGAAAGCCacactttttaagttttaattatttgagTTCGGAAACCTCCACTATCTATACAGTCCATGCCCTTCTAGCCCTTGTGGAAAAGGTTCGAGGTGATCGGCGAGTCTTTAGGTTGAGTCCAGGTTCAGACGGACGCGGCAGAAAGAGTACGAGCGGCAGAAGGAAAAACTGCAAACGTTTCCCCGATGCCTGCCTTCGCGGAGGCGCCCCTGACACGGTGGCGCTCGCGGAGCCCGCCCGCGCGCAGGGGGGGCCGAGTCTAGGGGGTCCTCGAGTCGGGAAGGCCGGGGGCTGGCTCAGCGCCGGGGACCCGCGTGGGGCGGCCCCGCGCGCTCCTCACCGCGCGCGCGCTTCCTTGCAGGGCATGCCACCGCTGAGCCCGGAGAAGCCCGCCCTGTGCGCTGGCTGCGGGGGCAAGATCGCCGACAGGTACTACCTGCTGGCCGTGGACAAGCAGTGGCACCTGAGGTGCCTGAAGTGCTGTGAATGTAAGCTGGCGCTCGAGTCCGAGCTCACCTGCTTCGCCAAGGACGGCAGCATTTACTGCAAGGAGGATTACTACAGGtattcccaccccatcccttccCCGCCTGGCAGTGCCACCAGCCCGAGCCCCTGGGTCCCTTCCGGGCTCCCCCctgcccagggaagccccccgcGCGCGCCTTCAAACTGCAGCGTGATCACTCCCGCCAGACGCGGGGGGAGGACGCCCCGGGAGGGGGGGCACCCCAGGTCTAGAGCTAGGTCTAGACTCTCCCGCTCAGGCGACCCCCGGAGCACCGCTGAGGGAACTGGGCACGTCCTCGGAGGGTCAGTGAACGTGTCCGCATCTACCGAGGCTAAAGCGGGTTTGGTTTGTGTTTTCCGTTTGCTACGTACGAACTCAGCCAGGCCGGTGCCTTGGAACTGAGCCGGCGGCcggagcagcagcagtagctgctGGCTGTCGGGTTTTCGCGAGGGTGGCGGGAAAATCACCTAAATGAccatgaaaaggaataaataactGTTGTTGCCAAAACGCAGGCCACTCAGTTCGGAGATGCCCTGACCGCGGGCTGGAACCTGCCCGCCAGACTCCCCAGACGCCGGACAGTGAACTGGCCGCAGCACGTTCACTGATTCTGCTGGATGTTTCTTGGCTTGGGGACCGCAGCGATGGGCAGGCGATCCGGCTCGCTCTAGGCCGGGGCGAGAACAGTGGTTAAAAAAGAATTAGCTCGCCTCTGCAgaactgtcttttctttttctccccctgggCTGTGTCTGAATGTCTTCATGCACACTCACACTTTCATAAATAACAACACCCTTCCTGTGAATGCCTTGTGATCGAGGAGACGGTTTCACTTGGCATGGCAatttaatattcttaatataCTGTTGTGAGTTAGCCAGGGCacggtttgttttggtttttgctttttaaaatttttacagggAAGAAAACTGAGGATCAGTTCCTCGATTCTTCTTATTTTAATGTAAGGGTTCTTTGTCATATTCATCAGAGCAGGTCAATCAGCAGATAAAATGAATGTATATCCAAGAGGGCGTGGGTCCTCCCCTCCCAGTCCCCTCCCAGATCTTCATCTTGGGCCGCTTCTGACCAAGCCCCCAGATGCCGCGGTGAGAGGTGGCCCTGCCTTGGCCTCCGCTAGCTCTCTGACGCCACTGTTTCCTTCCAGAAGGTTCTCTGTGCAGAGATGTGCCCGCTGCCACCTCGGCATCTCCGCCTCCGAGATGGTCATGCGCGCCCGAGACTCTGTCTACCACCTGAGCTGTTTCACCTGCTCCACGTGCAACAAGACCCTGACCACGGGCGACCATTTTGGCATGAAGGACAGCCTGGTGTACTGCCGCGCCCACTTCGAGACCCTCTTGCAAGGAGAGTATCCGCCGCAGCTGAGCTACACCGAGCTGGCGGCCAAGAGCGGCGGCTTGGCCCTGCCTTACTTCAATGGCACGGGCACCGTGCAGAAGGGGCGGCCCCGGAAACGGAAGAGCCCAGCGCTGGGGGTGGATATCGTCAATTACAACTCAGGTGGGCGCCCACCCGCTCCTGGCCGCCCCTGCCGCCCTAGCCCCGGGTCTGCCCAGAGGAGAATTCCATCTGGCTTCTCCCCTACCCCTCCTTGGTTGCAAGACGGCTCTTTCCTTAGCATGGCCCTTTTCTCGCCACAGCTCTCGGTCTCTCAGAAAGAAGCTGGAGGATGgagtgagagaaagagggaggagagagaaggggacgGGGGAGgcgagagggagaaagggagagagagacaccTTTATTTCGTTTGTGGCCAGAAATACATTCACAACAGTGGGGCTGCAGCGACTTCCCCCAAACAGGCAGGGCCCAACCCTTGTTGCCCATTAGTTAATGAGCCCATTAGTTTCTGGCTCCCAGTTGGAGCGAAACAGCCCCAGGGCAATTCCTGTGTGGAGGCCAAGTTATAGATCCTGGAGGAGGTTTCCCtgaatactaaaaaagaaaaaaaaaaatcttcagagcCCAGTCCCAGTGTGTCTAGAGGGGACAGAGGCTGTGGTCACCAGCCCAGAGTTAATCAGGGAAACAGTTGGCATGAGTGTTGAAAAACCAAATCCCTCATGTTGGCGCAGAGTGGCTGGAGGGGCGGGAGTCACTCTCCAGAGTCCATGGGAGCTGGCCTGCCCCTTCCCTGGGTCAGGGGACTGTCCAGCCAGCTCACTGCCCCTGTGATAAACCCTCCAGACACTCAGAccgtccctcctccccaccccccagctttctctcttaattaaaaacaaaataaggcaACAGGCCAGAAAGCCCTTTTCTTCCTtgcttgggggggggggggcggggcacaCCCATCACTCATCAGTCTCACTACCAGTACCCCTTTGGCAGCCTGTCCCCCCACTCGCCAGCCCCCAGGTGAGGATGGTGACAGGCCCCCAGGACCACAGTCTGCCTCTAAGCAGGATGGAACCTCTTCCTGTGAGTCCCAGCCCCCTGTAAAAGAGGTTACAGAAAACCCTGGAGCTCACTCAGGGGCGTCCTCAGGACTggtttgttcttgttcagtcgctaagtcctgtctgactgtttgcagccccatggactgcagcccgccaagctcctctgtccttcaccatctcctggagtttgctcaaactcatgccctttgagtcagcaatgccgtcggaccatctcatcctctgtcgctccgtTCAGCCGTTCTGACTTTCAGTGCCCTGGCCCAGCCCCACTGGACGTCTTAGCAGGAGACTCGGGCTCGGGGAGTCCTTTCTGTTGGAAAGGACCTTGGGGACCTCACGGTGGCCACCCTGCTCTGTTACCAGGTGCACCCAGATGCCAGTCGAAGGGTGGGCATCCCAGAGCGTGGATCTTGCCTGTTTTTCTCTTCCAGTCCCCACATACCTGGTGTGGTGCGTGAGCTgctgtggctcagtagtaaagggATGCTGTTCCCCCTCATAAGTGACTCGCCCAGGGACACTCAGCCAGTGTGAGCAAGCAGAAATGGGTCCTGCTCAGAAGGGGAAATCTGCCCAGCTCTCCCCTCAGCTCCCTCCTGGCTCTGATTTCACAGATGAGGCATAGCGGGGGTGTCCCTGAGAAGGTGGGGACCTTTATCCCAGGGGTTCAACCCCAGGTCAGTGGAGGAGGAGGGCCCACTGCTGGCTGCAAACCTCGCCTAGATGGGTCAGTGTCCTGCAGCGGGTGCATCCCTGGGTTTTGCCAACCCCCTGTCGGGGGTCAGGGCCTCCTGCTGCCCCTCTGCGCCTCGGCCAGCAGGCTGATTCAGGGCCACAATGCCCAGTGTGGTTACTCGGGCTCCTTTGATGCGTGGTCCCAGGGCGGCCAAGCAGGGCACCGATTGTTCTTTATTAATAGAAGATGACATCGGAATCTCTAGCCACTCACCAAGGCCCTAATGCCctaattagagagagagagagagagagagagagagagaaatagagagagtgggagagagactAGCCGGGTCTGCAGAGAGCAGGAAGCCCCCGGCTCCCAGAAGGTCCAGAAGTGTGGGGAGGAGCTTTCTAGCCAAAGGCGGCAAGCCTGGTTTCTTCGATTGTTTGTTTAACCTAATTAGCTTCGTTTGATTTCGCCTTGATCTTACTTTACATTAGAAAGATGCGGGGAGCTTTAAGGACAATAAAACTGTTTCTCCTGCTTCTCTGAGGAGCACCAGAGAGTacagatttatttcttaaaaagaatgagaatctCTTTCCTCTTCGACCAT
This genomic interval carries:
- the LHX9 gene encoding LIM/homeobox protein Lhx9 isoform X5, coding for MEIVGCRAEDSSCPFRPPAMLFHGISGGHIQGIMEEMERRSKSEARLAKGAQLNGRDAGMPPLSPEKPALCAGCGGKIADRYYLLAVDKQWHLRCLKCCECKLALESELTCFAKDGSIYCKEDYYRRFSVQRCARCHLGISASEMVMRARDSVYHLSCFTCSTCNKTLTTGDHFGMKDSLVYCRAHFETLLQGEYPPQLSYTELAAKSGGLALPYFNGTGTVQKGRPRKRKSPALGVDIVNYNSGCNENEADHLDRDQQPYPPSQKTKRMRTSFKHHQLRTMKSYFAINHNPDAKDLKQLAQKTGLTKRVLQGEQILGHYSQTSRRLKIP
- the LHX9 gene encoding LIM/homeobox protein Lhx9 isoform X6 produces the protein MLNGTTLEAAMLFHGISGGHIQGIMEEMERRSKSEARLAKGAQLNGRDAGMPPLSPEKPALCAGCGGKIADRYYLLAVDKQWHLRCLKCCECKLALESELTCFAKDGSIYCKEDYYRRFSVQRCARCHLGISASEMVMRARDSVYHLSCFTCSTCNKTLTTGDHFGMKDSLVYCRAHFETLLQGEYPPQLSYTELAAKSGGLALPYFNGTGTVQKGRPRKRKSPALGVDIVNYNSGCNENEADHLDRDQQPYPPSQKTKRMRTSFKHHQLRTMKSYFAINHNPDAKDLKQLAQKTGLTKRVLQGEQILGHYSQTSRRLKIP